The Nitrospinota bacterium nucleotide sequence TTTTGAGGGCTCCCGCGTCCGCCTTGCGCTCCCTTTCGAGAAGCGCCTCTTTCGGGAGGATCTTCAGCAGCACATGGGAAAGCTTCAGGCTGCCAAGCCCGATGGCGATAAGCATGCTCTCCAGGGACATGTATCCCACCGACTGCGCCGCGGGAAGAAGGTAAATTTCCTCCATGTAAGTCTGCGGCGAAAGGCCGTACCCGGCGATTTCCTTCTCCAGAAGCTCGCGGCCCAGGGCCAGGGCGCGCTGCTTTTCCACCTGCTTTAAGTACGCGCTTATTTTCGTGCGGGCCTTGGAGGTCTTCACGAACTTCAGCCAGTCGCGCGAGGGGTGCTGCTGGACGCTTGTGAGGATTTCCACTATGTCGCCGTTCCTGAGCTCGTAGCGCAGCGGGGCGAGCTTGCCGTTTATCTTCGCGCCGATGCAATGGTTCCCCACGTCGGTGTGGATGGCGTACGCGAAGTCTATCGGCGTGGCGCCGCGCGGGAACGGGCGCACTTCCTGCTTGGGGGTGAACACGTAAACTTCGTCCGGAAAAAGGTCTATCTTCACCTTTTCCAGGAATTCCCGGGGGTCGGAAACGTCCTGCTGCCATTCGAGCAGCCGGCGCAGCCATACTATCTGGTCGTCCCCCTTTTTCTCCTTGCCGCCCCCTTCCTTGTAGCGCCAGTGGGCGGCGATCCCCTCCTCGCACACCGAGTTCATGCGCCGGGAGCGTATCTGGATTTCCACAGGCTTGCCCCCGGGGCCGAGCACCGTTGTGTGCAGGCTCTGGTACATGTTCGCCTTGGGCAGGGCGATATAGTCCTTCAGTTTGCCGGGGATCGGCTTGAACATCCCGTGGATCACCCCCAGCACGGTGTAGCAGTCATCATCGGCGTTGGTTATCACCCTCACCCCCAAAAGGTCATAGACTTCGTCAAGGGGGATTTTCTGGCGCCGCATCTTGGCGAAAATGGAATAGTAATGCTTGGGCCGCCCCTTCACCTCCACGGTTATCCCATCGGTGGCGAGTTTTGCGGTGAGTTCTGAGACCAGGTTTGCGATATATTTTTCCCGCTCCGCCTCCACCGCCTCCACGTGGTGCTTTATCTCGTTGAACTCCCTGGGCCAGATATACTTGAAGCTGTCGTTCTCCAGTTCCGATTTTATCCAGCCGATGCCGAGCCGGTTTGCCAACGGGGCGTAGATGTCCAGTGTCTCCTGGGCTATTTTGCGCTGTTTTTCGGGCTTTAAGTAGTCCAGCGTGCGCATGTTATGCAGCCGGTCGGCAAGTTTTATCAGGATCACCCGGATGTCCTTGCTCATGGCCAGGATCATCTTGCGCATGTTCTCCGCCTGGCGCTCTTCCTTGT carries:
- a CDS encoding bifunctional (p)ppGpp synthetase/guanosine-3',5'-bis(diphosphate) 3'-pyrophosphohydrolase, whose amino-acid sequence is MIRPEFIIEELRKNIPDADLEMVWRAYAFAARCHKGQKRVSGEPYLNHPLEVAYILSKMKLDHVAVTVGLLHDTVEDTFASPDEIRSLFNDEVLSLVDGVTKISQIESAAMDKEERQAENMRKMILAMSKDIRVILIKLADRLHNMRTLDYLKPEKQRKIAQETLDIYAPLANRLGIGWIKSELENDSFKYIWPREFNEIKHHVEAVEAEREKYIANLVSELTAKLATDGITVEVKGRPKHYYSIFAKMRRQKIPLDEVYDLLGVRVITNADDDCYTVLGVIHGMFKPIPGKLKDYIALPKANMYQSLHTTVLGPGGKPVEIQIRSRRMNSVCEEGIAAHWRYKEGGGKEKKGDDQIVWLRRLLEWQQDVSDPREFLEKVKIDLFPDEVYVFTPKQEVRPFPRGATPIDFAYAIHTDVGNHCIGAKINGKLAPLRYELRNGDIVEILTSVQQHPSRDWLKFVKTSKARTKISAYLKQVEKQRALALGRELLEKEIAGYGLSPQTYMEEIYLLPAAQSVGYMSLESMLIAIGLGSLKLSHVLLKILPKEALLERERKADAGALKKIEEKAPARPARFTGVRIQEMDDVLIKFAQCCNPVPGDAIKGFISRGRGLVVHTADCPNAINLGLDSERCVEVEWDVKTVSTHSVMISVVTEDKPGMLANVSAVIADNGSNISEANIQTSPDNRGRIYLTIGIHDLSHLRKIMSALMRQAGVISVERIRDRNAIKPKDRRPRGRA